From a region of the Aeoliella mucimassa genome:
- the pheS gene encoding phenylalanine--tRNA ligase subunit alpha has translation MALQDFIAELDALAADAEKAFAGAADADALEAARVEFLGAKAGRLKAVQKGMGKVDKADKPAAGQKLNAVKQQIEQAFEAATQRGASADAGESKDAFDVTLPGRRPRLGRLHPITQTIDRMKEIMGRLGFTAVEGPEIEDDWHNFEALNIPLSHPARDPLDNFYLSVASAAGAKRSDQGAGPDGKPLLLRSQTSTVQIRVMEQTAPPVRIVSLGRVYRPDTADATHYPMFHQIEGLLVDKGVTMADLKSVLRMFCQSYYGESEDLHVRFRPSFFPFTEPSVEVDINWQGGWMEIGGAGMVDPNVLRAVGYDPEEVTGFAFGMGVERIAMRQHNITDIRDLYTNDVRFLAQF, from the coding sequence ATGGCTCTGCAGGACTTCATCGCCGAACTGGATGCACTGGCCGCCGACGCCGAAAAAGCGTTTGCCGGGGCTGCCGATGCCGATGCGCTCGAAGCCGCCCGGGTGGAGTTTCTCGGAGCGAAAGCGGGTCGGCTAAAAGCAGTGCAAAAGGGGATGGGCAAGGTCGACAAGGCCGACAAGCCCGCCGCTGGTCAGAAGCTCAACGCGGTCAAACAGCAGATCGAGCAAGCGTTCGAAGCGGCCACCCAACGGGGAGCCTCTGCGGACGCTGGTGAGTCGAAAGATGCGTTCGACGTCACGCTGCCAGGTCGCCGACCACGTTTGGGTCGGTTGCACCCGATCACGCAGACGATCGATCGCATGAAAGAGATCATGGGCCGGCTCGGCTTCACCGCCGTGGAAGGTCCTGAGATCGAAGACGACTGGCACAACTTCGAAGCGCTGAACATACCGCTCAGCCACCCCGCCCGCGATCCGCTCGACAACTTCTATCTGTCGGTCGCTTCTGCGGCCGGAGCGAAGCGGAGCGATCAAGGTGCAGGCCCCGATGGCAAGCCGCTGTTGCTGCGAAGCCAGACGTCGACCGTGCAGATTCGCGTGATGGAGCAGACCGCTCCTCCAGTGCGAATCGTGTCGCTCGGGCGCGTCTACCGCCCCGACACGGCCGACGCTACGCACTATCCCATGTTCCACCAGATCGAAGGCCTGCTCGTCGACAAAGGCGTGACCATGGCCGATCTGAAGAGCGTGCTGCGGATGTTCTGCCAAAGCTACTACGGCGAGTCCGAGGACCTGCACGTGCGATTCCGCCCGAGCTTCTTCCCGTTCACCGAGCCGAGTGTCGAAGTCGACATCAACTGGCAAGGTGGCTGGATGGAAATCGGCGGTGCCGGCATGGTCGACCCGAACGTGCTGCGGGCGGTTGGTTACGACCCCGAAGAAGTCACCGGCTTTGCCTTCGGCATGGGCGTGGAGCGCATCGCCATGCGGCAACACAACATCACCGATATCCGCGACCTGTACACGAACGACGTCCGCTTCCTGGCGCAGTTCTGA
- the rplT gene encoding 50S ribosomal protein L20, whose protein sequence is MRTTNGAARNRKKNRLFKSVKGYRGGRGKLLRTAKETAVRAGAYSFRDRKVRAREFRKLWILRINAAVRERGMRYSVFANGLKKANIELNRKMLSEMAIHDPAMFDAVVEKVKAALA, encoded by the coding sequence ATGCGTACTACGAACGGAGCGGCACGTAACCGCAAGAAAAACCGTCTCTTCAAATCCGTCAAAGGCTACCGCGGTGGACGCGGCAAGCTGCTGCGAACCGCGAAAGAAACCGCCGTTCGTGCTGGTGCCTATTCGTTCCGCGACCGTAAGGTCCGCGCCCGCGAGTTCCGCAAGCTGTGGATTCTTCGTATCAATGCTGCTGTTCGCGAGCGTGGCATGCGTTACAGTGTGTTCGCCAACGGTCTGAAGAAGGCCAACATCGAGCTGAACCGCAAGATGCTCTCCGAGATGGCGATTCACGACCCCGCGATGTTCGACGCCGTGGTCGAGAAAGTGAAAGCCGCCTTGGCCTAA
- the rpmI gene encoding 50S ribosomal protein L35, whose product MPKQKTHKGTKKRFRLTAKGKAKHRQAGTSHLAARMDQKRKRNLRGTTTTTDTNSKIVAKALCGNSY is encoded by the coding sequence ATGCCAAAGCAGAAGACTCACAAAGGTACCAAGAAACGGTTCCGCCTGACCGCCAAGGGCAAGGCGAAGCACCGTCAGGCAGGCACCAGCCACCTGGCCGCGCGGATGGATCAGAAGCGCAAGCGGAACCTGCGTGGTACCACGACCACGACCGATACCAATAGCAAGATTGTTGCCAAAGCCCTGTGCGGTAACAGCTATTAA
- a CDS encoding DUF1559 family PulG-like putative transporter: MRLQHVTRRPATSGFTLVELLVVIAIIGMLVGLLVPAVQAARARARQNTCLNNIKQISLGVMNYESSKSRYPGYVEPMKAAGGSAGVQYLRWEPGNSGQENASSGFVPVTSGSNPRQQSLVAWSAHILPEIDQQAVYDVMVDGTIGDQQRLISPIDIFLCPDDTDVISVEGAAGLTYSANTGGWDWDGTNFNGVGNSNQGDSKDNGLFHNQVYSNIKMRMSGLRDGASNTLMLSENLNKTFRMTWFGVPAGELGEQQLGMVWVATTQPTYDCSNYYSQKAFNDDGGTVNWPIDSPCYARPFSGHPRGVWNASFADGHGQAIAADIDYTVYQRLLTTHGAKAIDPGVGANESPTDEIVLLRQLPMLSSEDYGN, from the coding sequence ATGCGCTTGCAGCACGTTACACGCCGTCCGGCAACTTCTGGTTTCACGCTCGTCGAACTGTTGGTGGTGATTGCCATCATCGGCATGCTCGTCGGTCTGTTGGTGCCCGCCGTGCAGGCGGCCCGCGCGCGTGCCCGTCAGAACACCTGCCTGAATAACATCAAGCAGATCAGTCTCGGGGTGATGAACTACGAGTCGAGTAAGAGTCGGTACCCTGGCTATGTCGAACCGATGAAGGCCGCTGGTGGTTCCGCAGGGGTTCAGTACCTCCGCTGGGAGCCAGGTAACAGCGGGCAGGAAAATGCTAGTTCGGGATTCGTCCCGGTCACCTCCGGCAGTAATCCTCGGCAACAATCGCTGGTTGCCTGGAGCGCTCACATCTTGCCCGAAATCGACCAACAAGCCGTCTACGACGTGATGGTCGATGGCACCATTGGTGACCAGCAACGATTGATCAGCCCGATCGATATCTTCCTGTGTCCCGACGATACCGATGTAATCTCGGTCGAAGGGGCTGCCGGTCTAACGTACAGCGCCAACACTGGTGGTTGGGACTGGGACGGCACCAACTTCAATGGTGTCGGTAACTCCAACCAAGGCGACTCGAAGGACAATGGGCTGTTCCACAACCAAGTTTACAGCAACATCAAGATGCGGATGAGCGGGCTTCGTGACGGAGCCTCGAACACGCTGATGCTTTCGGAAAATCTGAACAAGACCTTCCGGATGACTTGGTTCGGTGTCCCTGCTGGTGAGTTGGGCGAGCAGCAACTCGGCATGGTGTGGGTCGCGACGACGCAGCCGACCTACGACTGCAGCAACTACTACAGCCAGAAAGCTTTCAACGACGACGGTGGCACCGTGAATTGGCCGATCGATAGCCCTTGCTACGCACGCCCCTTCTCGGGACATCCCCGCGGAGTGTGGAACGCTTCGTTCGCCGATGGCCACGGCCAAGCCATTGCGGCCGATATCGACTACACCGTGTATCAGCGGTTGCTGACCACCCATGGTGCCAAGGCGATCGATCCAGGCGTCGGTGCCAACGAATCTCCCACCGACGAAATCGTATTGCTCCGCCAGCTCCCCATGCTGTCGTCCGAGGACTACGGTAACTAA
- the floA gene encoding flotillin-like protein FloA (flotillin-like protein involved in membrane lipid rafts): MIIIGVIILLLGVAVLAMSYNYLRLWFQAFVSNVPINPLSLVGMSLRQVNPKTILEAMIRAKQAGVGSDPTTGITIRRLEAHYLAGGNVPRVILAIIAAHRADIDLDFDRAAAIDLAGRDVLDAVQTSVNPKVIDCPDASNSTKTTLSAVAKNGVELKIRARVTVRTNLSQLIGGATEETIIARVGEGIITAIGSAQDHLQVMENPDRISKAVLNRGLDAHTAFEIVSIDIADIDVGEQIGARLQADQAEADTRKARAWAEQRRADAIAHEQEMKAQVQANRANVLLAEAEVPMAMAEAFRRGTLQTTGPSGNGSAG, encoded by the coding sequence ATGATCATCATCGGGGTGATCATCCTACTACTCGGCGTGGCCGTTCTGGCGATGTCGTACAACTACCTGCGGCTATGGTTTCAGGCGTTTGTGTCGAATGTGCCGATCAATCCGCTGAGCCTAGTCGGCATGAGCCTGCGCCAGGTGAACCCGAAAACCATCCTCGAAGCGATGATTCGCGCCAAGCAGGCGGGCGTTGGTTCCGATCCGACCACCGGCATCACCATTCGCCGGTTGGAGGCCCATTACCTGGCCGGCGGCAACGTACCGCGGGTGATTCTGGCGATTATCGCCGCGCACCGGGCCGATATCGATCTCGATTTCGACCGGGCCGCTGCGATCGATCTGGCGGGTCGCGACGTACTAGATGCGGTGCAAACCAGCGTGAATCCCAAGGTGATCGACTGCCCCGACGCGAGCAACTCCACCAAAACCACCCTGAGTGCGGTCGCCAAAAATGGCGTGGAACTCAAGATTCGCGCTCGGGTGACCGTACGAACCAACCTTTCGCAACTGATCGGCGGGGCCACCGAAGAGACGATCATCGCCCGCGTCGGCGAGGGCATCATTACCGCCATCGGCTCGGCCCAGGATCACCTGCAGGTGATGGAGAACCCCGATCGCATCTCGAAAGCGGTGCTCAACCGCGGATTGGACGCCCATACCGCGTTCGAAATCGTGTCGATCGACATCGCGGACATCGATGTTGGTGAGCAAATCGGGGCGCGTCTGCAGGCCGATCAGGCCGAGGCCGACACCCGCAAGGCCCGCGCATGGGCCGAACAACGCCGGGCGGATGCGATTGCCCACGAGCAAGAGATGAAGGCCCAAGTGCAAGCCAACCGGGCGAACGTGCTGCTCGCCGAAGCCGAAGTGCCGATGGCCATGGCCGAAGCGTTCCGCCGCGGCACCCTGCAAACGACCGGGCCTTCGGGCAACGGGTCTGCTGGCTAA
- a CDS encoding tetratricopeptide repeat protein — translation MRSYSYFWGLVGGLAVMAGSAVAQQSSDTSAYATGAGEYFAGRFDQAAVHLTEAIEQAPEDPRGYYLRGLTYLAQQDLKQAQADLAKGAQLEASMGSSSPLVDRSLASVQGQARMTLERIRRAARDSAKVAERRAEMEAIKQAREAREAKVLRTDYQLPIEALASRLTLSQARQVAVKSQADGTEAMVAEMKDDADPTAVDNPFADDARTNVVADSASPFGDSDSSAASTGSDNSVDVPEEARGSMTVGGLFGMFRGAASRKVQESTGTIMGALPVGMGPGGMGPGGMGPGDFGDAGGFPAGDDGFPMEGSGSPFDEASPFDEASPLDEDAAMDGQDSPFGMTDDEGMNADESEDEEEEADPRLRESNPGTPMQFRPAAPGNRGQLQRGR, via the coding sequence GTGCGTAGCTATAGTTATTTCTGGGGTTTGGTTGGTGGATTGGCTGTGATGGCTGGTTCGGCGGTTGCACAGCAGTCGTCGGATACCTCGGCTTATGCCACCGGAGCAGGCGAGTACTTCGCTGGACGTTTCGACCAAGCCGCTGTGCACCTAACCGAAGCCATCGAGCAGGCCCCTGAGGATCCCCGCGGGTACTACTTGCGGGGACTCACCTACCTGGCCCAACAAGACTTGAAGCAAGCCCAGGCCGATTTGGCCAAGGGTGCCCAGTTGGAAGCCAGCATGGGTAGTTCGTCGCCACTGGTGGATCGATCGCTCGCGTCGGTGCAGGGCCAGGCCCGCATGACCCTCGAACGCATCCGTCGTGCTGCCCGCGATAGCGCCAAAGTGGCCGAGCGTCGGGCCGAAATGGAAGCCATCAAGCAAGCCCGTGAAGCGCGGGAAGCCAAGGTGCTGCGGACCGACTACCAGTTGCCGATCGAAGCTCTGGCCAGCCGCCTGACCTTATCCCAGGCGCGGCAAGTCGCGGTGAAGTCGCAAGCCGACGGCACCGAGGCCATGGTCGCCGAAATGAAGGACGACGCGGATCCAACCGCCGTGGATAATCCCTTTGCCGACGACGCCCGTACCAACGTGGTGGCCGATTCGGCCTCGCCGTTCGGAGATTCCGACTCCAGCGCTGCTTCGACTGGTTCGGACAATTCGGTCGACGTTCCTGAAGAAGCCCGCGGGTCGATGACCGTCGGTGGTTTGTTTGGCATGTTCCGTGGAGCAGCCAGTCGCAAGGTGCAAGAATCGACCGGTACGATCATGGGAGCCCTTCCAGTTGGGATGGGGCCTGGTGGTATGGGCCCCGGAGGGATGGGACCTGGTGACTTCGGCGATGCTGGCGGTTTCCCCGCTGGTGACGATGGTTTTCCGATGGAAGGCTCCGGCTCTCCTTTCGACGAAGCGTCGCCATTTGACGAAGCCTCGCCCTTGGACGAGGATGCGGCGATGGACGGGCAAGACTCGCCCTTCGGCATGACCGACGACGAAGGCATGAATGCCGACGAGTCGGAAGACGAAGAAGAAGAGGCCGATCCACGCCTCCGCGAGTCGAATCCAGGCACGCCGATGCAGTTCCGCCCTGCGGCTCCCGGCAATCGCGGCCAACTACAGCGCGGACGCTAA
- a CDS encoding tetratricopeptide repeat protein encodes MQRYRVNYTLLVGILVGSVVAAGAIYGVWRWRMTGNASNLLDRAATAKEEGDIRKAISIYNTYLDFKPEDEEILVDRAMLYVDYANQLVEEKEFYEFSKIRNVISDALFKFSGQDDLRRHYLDLLCSPELEPYFAKDSLDQIKILINKSPEDQELLERQARCLVYNKQPREAVEVFYKLVGYNPKTEKFSVEEAIAPNNAKNYAMLARTLNRDLDNTKLAMRVEEQMVQVNPDSADAQLEYGMYLGSVDKGEGSDADYGQKASDALQKAYKLEPTKPEVLLALAEEALRNDDSETAEKYLKEGLQSDTDLAVFYAQLAAMESSKGKHQAALEEIEKGLKKVSENGKLQLLLAKIDVQIDSGDLTGAQATVNEFENEAKMQSPRLELQKARLLAAKDEWLPASKALEDVRSKLVGNIRLQLQADLLLGMAYQKIGYDEKAYEVFKRLVNQFPGNKMALEMLRQAERRLKGGIAASATAASSFDERLKAELAKDEASQNWNAFDQYVQKWCDDNDRTEVQRKLIEAQVLVSRKMYAEARGKLREAYEMAKDDLSVQRAVVKLVAVDPERGPEDALLLLDRTMKNFGDQRLLRLDRADLYMAMNKETLADELMSLTEGIDGWKDSDQIELWKGIATRLIRAKLRDEGEAAWKKVVEMSPNDLPSLMQVFELAASRNDDTAMQQAQELLLKAAGSKDDPTYAFTEAVRNAAKYRNDPKNEKLKEAAFQQVKLALQERPDWSDPYIVRASVKMQDRDFLGALEDYREGFKLGRGNAAALVQYVKLLQAQGNYKEALDQLEPYGASVSVLLIGRDYPQLLFRSGKFRDAAEAAERYATSGKGPESASVQLWYGQFLEALSGLGLVPEEVRNESREKAGEALAKAVELNPDSAATWMAYISNLLVNSGRLMAEANDLEKKSGSETEIKKLREEAAELRSVAESSLRKAQLTLEEDQQALLVARSYENMGRWFDAENTYRLAYEQNPNADDLAKQMALFYMSRRYPLPDGNAKAVSLINDILEQNNEDPESVSKQNANWARRVAARIYASTGSYQDSLKAEKLLASNAENKTLSVEDKLEMAKLLAGRPEPVSRNKAIRLLEEVQAQQRLTPDMDLMLGKLYFAVGNWPKCRDHMISVRTRYPDAFAVRDTYIRMLLDRGGDSDLRDAEDQLRQLQRIAPTSLGTYELASMVYDRVGKKAEAQQAVRKMLPKNMENLQENEYRLIARIAQLLTAMDDLSTAENLLKLLVSRPGASLGDQLAFVQFLGVHRDADKAFSMLDEMAKDDTLVAVAESGISIVRARRSELQDKYDAQIVGWLDRADREDPGAIPIALARASLLDVQGNYEQAANIYREVLKKDRLQGRPKAAVLNNLAYFLALGAAKEQSPNEAVKFLNEATEIMGPTSDILDTRACILINRGEYQKAIDDMEYAVTDKPTASKYFHKALAHMGLKQNSAALAAWNKAKKLGLDRDSVGQLEADKYDEMAAKIAKLEGRSGDL; translated from the coding sequence ATGCAGCGCTATCGCGTTAATTACACCTTGTTGGTCGGTATTTTAGTAGGCTCCGTCGTGGCCGCAGGTGCCATCTACGGTGTCTGGCGTTGGCGAATGACCGGCAATGCCAGCAACTTGCTCGACCGCGCCGCGACGGCCAAGGAAGAGGGCGATATTCGCAAGGCCATTTCGATCTACAACACCTACCTCGACTTCAAGCCGGAAGACGAGGAGATCCTGGTCGACCGCGCGATGCTCTACGTCGACTACGCGAACCAGTTGGTGGAAGAGAAAGAGTTCTACGAGTTCAGCAAGATTCGGAATGTGATCTCCGACGCGCTGTTCAAGTTCTCGGGCCAGGACGATCTGCGACGCCATTATCTCGATCTGCTCTGCTCTCCGGAGCTGGAGCCCTATTTTGCCAAAGATTCGCTCGACCAGATCAAGATTCTGATCAATAAGAGCCCGGAGGATCAGGAATTGCTCGAGCGGCAAGCTCGCTGTCTGGTCTACAACAAGCAACCGCGCGAAGCAGTCGAAGTGTTCTACAAGTTGGTTGGTTACAACCCCAAGACGGAGAAGTTCTCTGTCGAAGAAGCGATTGCTCCCAACAACGCGAAGAACTACGCGATGCTGGCTCGTACGCTGAATCGCGATTTGGACAATACCAAGCTGGCGATGCGAGTCGAAGAGCAGATGGTGCAGGTCAATCCCGATTCGGCCGACGCTCAGCTTGAGTACGGGATGTATCTCGGGTCGGTAGACAAAGGCGAAGGATCCGATGCCGACTATGGCCAAAAAGCCTCCGATGCTTTGCAGAAGGCCTATAAGCTAGAGCCCACCAAACCCGAAGTGCTGCTCGCCCTGGCCGAAGAGGCCCTGCGCAACGACGACTCGGAAACCGCAGAAAAGTACCTGAAAGAAGGTCTGCAGAGCGACACCGACCTGGCCGTGTTCTACGCCCAGTTGGCTGCCATGGAAAGCAGCAAAGGCAAGCATCAGGCTGCCTTGGAAGAGATTGAAAAGGGTCTGAAAAAAGTTAGCGAGAATGGCAAGCTGCAGCTGTTGCTGGCGAAGATCGATGTTCAAATCGATTCCGGCGACCTCACCGGCGCTCAAGCCACGGTCAACGAGTTTGAGAACGAGGCCAAGATGCAGAGCCCCCGGCTCGAATTGCAGAAAGCTCGACTGCTGGCCGCCAAAGACGAATGGTTGCCTGCGAGTAAAGCCTTGGAAGATGTTCGTTCGAAGCTGGTGGGCAACATCCGTCTGCAACTGCAGGCCGATCTGTTGCTCGGCATGGCCTATCAGAAGATTGGTTACGACGAAAAAGCCTACGAGGTCTTCAAACGCCTGGTGAATCAGTTCCCTGGCAACAAAATGGCCCTCGAGATGCTTCGCCAGGCCGAACGCCGGTTAAAGGGTGGCATCGCCGCCTCGGCGACAGCCGCGAGCAGCTTTGATGAGCGGCTCAAGGCCGAGTTGGCCAAAGACGAAGCCAGCCAGAACTGGAATGCCTTCGATCAGTATGTGCAGAAATGGTGTGACGACAACGATCGGACCGAAGTGCAGCGAAAGCTGATCGAGGCCCAAGTGCTTGTGAGCCGCAAAATGTACGCCGAGGCTCGTGGTAAGCTTCGCGAAGCGTATGAAATGGCCAAAGACGATTTGTCGGTCCAACGAGCAGTGGTGAAGTTGGTGGCGGTCGATCCCGAGCGGGGTCCCGAAGACGCGCTGCTGCTGCTTGATCGAACCATGAAGAACTTTGGTGATCAGCGACTGCTGCGGCTCGACCGCGCCGATTTGTACATGGCAATGAACAAGGAGACCTTGGCCGACGAGCTGATGTCGCTGACCGAAGGAATCGATGGCTGGAAAGATAGCGACCAAATCGAGCTCTGGAAGGGGATCGCTACTCGGCTGATCCGTGCCAAGCTCCGCGACGAAGGCGAGGCCGCCTGGAAGAAGGTGGTCGAGATGAGCCCGAACGACCTGCCATCGTTGATGCAGGTGTTTGAGCTGGCCGCTAGTCGCAACGACGATACCGCCATGCAGCAAGCCCAAGAGCTGCTGCTGAAAGCTGCAGGAAGTAAGGACGACCCGACCTACGCGTTTACCGAAGCGGTTCGCAATGCAGCGAAGTACCGGAATGATCCGAAGAACGAGAAGCTGAAAGAAGCGGCTTTCCAACAAGTGAAACTCGCCTTGCAGGAGCGTCCTGATTGGAGCGATCCCTACATCGTGCGTGCTTCGGTAAAGATGCAGGATCGTGACTTCCTGGGAGCCCTGGAAGACTATCGCGAAGGTTTCAAGCTTGGTCGAGGCAATGCGGCTGCCTTGGTGCAATACGTCAAGCTGTTGCAAGCTCAAGGCAATTACAAGGAAGCCTTGGATCAGCTGGAGCCTTATGGAGCGAGCGTCAGCGTGTTGCTGATCGGTCGCGACTATCCTCAGCTGTTGTTCCGATCAGGCAAGTTCCGCGACGCAGCCGAGGCGGCTGAGCGGTATGCGACCTCTGGCAAGGGACCGGAGAGTGCCAGCGTGCAACTCTGGTACGGTCAGTTCCTCGAAGCCCTTTCGGGCTTGGGGCTCGTTCCCGAAGAAGTCCGCAACGAATCGCGTGAGAAGGCAGGCGAAGCGCTGGCCAAGGCGGTGGAGTTGAATCCCGATTCGGCAGCTACCTGGATGGCTTACATCAGTAACCTGCTAGTGAACAGCGGCCGACTCATGGCGGAAGCCAACGACCTGGAAAAGAAGAGCGGTTCCGAGACAGAAATCAAGAAGTTGCGAGAGGAAGCCGCCGAATTGCGGAGCGTCGCTGAGTCGTCGTTGCGTAAGGCACAACTCACGCTGGAAGAGGATCAGCAAGCCCTGCTCGTTGCTCGTAGTTACGAGAACATGGGTCGCTGGTTCGATGCCGAGAACACCTATCGTCTGGCCTACGAGCAAAATCCCAATGCCGACGATCTCGCCAAGCAAATGGCCTTGTTCTACATGAGTCGCCGTTATCCGCTGCCAGATGGCAATGCCAAGGCGGTTTCGCTGATCAACGACATTCTCGAGCAGAACAACGAGGATCCCGAGTCGGTCTCCAAGCAAAATGCCAACTGGGCTCGCCGAGTCGCGGCTCGTATTTACGCTTCGACCGGTAGCTACCAGGACTCTCTGAAGGCGGAAAAGCTGTTGGCTTCGAATGCCGAAAACAAAACGCTTTCGGTGGAAGACAAACTAGAAATGGCCAAGCTTCTGGCCGGACGTCCCGAGCCTGTTTCGCGGAACAAAGCGATTCGCTTGCTGGAAGAAGTACAAGCCCAGCAACGTTTGACGCCCGACATGGATCTGATGCTCGGCAAATTGTACTTCGCGGTCGGCAACTGGCCAAAGTGCCGCGACCACATGATCTCGGTGCGTACGCGTTATCCCGATGCATTCGCGGTGCGTGACACTTACATTCGCATGCTGCTCGATCGTGGTGGTGATAGCGACCTGCGAGATGCCGAAGATCAGCTTCGCCAGTTGCAACGCATTGCTCCCACTTCGTTAGGCACCTACGAACTGGCTTCGATGGTGTACGATCGCGTCGGGAAGAAAGCGGAAGCCCAGCAAGCGGTCCGCAAGATGTTGCCCAAGAATATGGAGAATCTGCAGGAGAACGAATATCGTCTGATTGCTCGCATTGCTCAGCTGCTTACCGCGATGGACGATTTGTCAACGGCCGAGAATCTCTTGAAGTTGTTGGTTTCTCGCCCCGGTGCCTCGCTGGGAGATCAACTGGCGTTCGTCCAGTTCCTGGGCGTGCATCGCGACGCGGATAAAGCCTTCAGCATGCTCGACGAAATGGCCAAAGATGATACGTTGGTCGCAGTAGCCGAGTCGGGCATCAGCATCGTTCGTGCCCGTCGCAGCGAACTGCAGGACAAGTACGATGCCCAGATCGTAGGTTGGCTCGATCGTGCCGATCGTGAAGATCCCGGGGCTATTCCCATTGCTCTGGCTCGCGCCAGCCTGCTCGACGTGCAAGGCAACTACGAGCAAGCTGCGAACATCTATCGCGAGGTGCTGAAGAAAGATCGCCTGCAGGGTCGCCCCAAGGCGGCAGTGCTTAACAACCTGGCTTACTTCCTGGCCCTCGGCGCCGCGAAGGAGCAATCGCCCAACGAGGCGGTGAAGTTCCTCAACGAGGCGACCGAAATCATGGGCCCCACGTCCGACATTCTCGATACCCGTGCATGCATCCTGATCAATCGGGGTGAATACCAGAAGGCCATCGACGACATGGAATACGCGGTAACGGACAAGCCGACTGCGTCGAAGTACTTCCACAAGGCCTTGGCCCACATGGGGCTCAAGCAGAATAGCGCCGCCCTGGCGGCCTGGAACAAGGCCAAAAAACTCGGGCTCGATCGAGACTCGGTAGGCCAGCTCGAGGCCGACAAATACGACGAAATGGCCGCGAAAATCGCCAAACTCGAAGGGCGTAGCGGGGACCTGTAG